One window from the genome of Thermoanaerobaculales bacterium encodes:
- the rplA gene encoding 50S ribosomal protein L1 has protein sequence MAHKGKKYRDAAARVERKPYPVDEAVKIVREAAFARFDETVEVAMRLGVNPKHADQMVRGTVVLPHGTGKKSTVLAVCEGADQKAAEEAGADFVMTGDEAVAKIQGGWLEIDAIVATPDMMRGLSKVGRILGPRGLMPNPKSGTVTKDIAAAIHDIKAGRVEFRVDKTAIIHAPVGKVSFSADKLLENTRSFVDAVQKAKPAAAKGRYVHTVYLCSTMGPGVQVDLVSLDVK, from the coding sequence ATGGCACATAAGGGCAAGAAGTATCGCGATGCCGCGGCCAGGGTCGAGCGCAAGCCGTACCCGGTCGACGAGGCGGTCAAGATCGTGCGCGAGGCGGCGTTCGCGCGCTTCGACGAAACCGTCGAGGTCGCGATGCGGCTCGGGGTCAACCCCAAGCACGCCGACCAGATGGTGCGCGGCACCGTCGTGCTGCCCCACGGCACCGGCAAGAAGAGCACCGTGCTCGCGGTCTGCGAGGGTGCGGACCAGAAGGCGGCCGAGGAGGCCGGCGCCGACTTCGTGATGACCGGCGACGAGGCGGTGGCCAAGATCCAGGGCGGTTGGCTCGAGATCGACGCCATCGTGGCGACCCCGGACATGATGCGCGGGCTGTCCAAGGTCGGGCGCATCCTCGGCCCGCGCGGCCTGATGCCCAACCCCAAGTCGGGGACCGTCACCAAGGACATCGCGGCGGCGATCCACGACATCAAGGCCGGCCGGGTCGAGTTCAGGGTCGACAAGACAGCGATCATCCACGCTCCGGTCGGCAAGGTGTCGTTCTCCGCGGACAAGCTCCTCGAGAACACCCGCAGCTTCGTCGACGCCGTGCAGAAGGCGAAACCCGCCGCGGCCAAGGGGCGCTACGTTCACACCGTCTACCTGTGCTCCACGATGGGTCCGGGCGTGCAGGTCGACCTCGTGAGCCTGGATGTGAAGTAG
- the rplK gene encoding 50S ribosomal protein L11: MAKKVVGQIKLQLPGGQATPAPPVGPALGQHGLNIMDFCKAFNARTQGQQGIIIPTIITVYADRTYSFITKTPPASFLLRKAAGLDKGSGEPNRVKVATITMSQVEEIARTKMPDLNTESLEAAVQIILGTARSMGVEVSG, encoded by the coding sequence ATGGCGAAGAAAGTAGTCGGGCAGATCAAGCTGCAGCTGCCGGGAGGCCAGGCGACGCCGGCCCCGCCGGTCGGCCCCGCGCTGGGCCAACACGGCCTGAACATCATGGACTTCTGCAAGGCGTTCAACGCGCGCACGCAGGGTCAACAGGGCATCATCATCCCCACCATCATCACGGTGTACGCCGACCGGACGTACAGCTTCATCACCAAGACCCCCCCGGCCTCGTTCCTGCTCCGCAAGGCGGCCGGGCTCGACAAGGGCTCGGGCGAGCCCAACCGGGTCAAGGTGGCGACGATCACGATGAGCCAGGTGGAGGAGATCGCGAGGACCAAGATGCCTGACCTCAACACCGAGTCGCTCGAGGCGGCGGTCCAGATCATTCTCGGGACCGCGCGCTCGATGGGCGTCGAGGTCAGTGGCTGA